A stretch of Gasterosteus aculeatus chromosome 4, fGasAcu3.hap1.1, whole genome shotgun sequence DNA encodes these proteins:
- the LOC120817688 gene encoding uncharacterized protein LOC120817688 yields MSTMRCSLTLPLFFSQDQLCDDEHFQALQEENTDLHQNLLQTVVCIESLEAELQRTRDELGHVKEKYKSLLETHTGTKQTNNRLGEHLHIASESLTSERKYLQNRVSQLSSELEDAHQTIAALENINVPCLMKELLEKHFDSTNAMQKILATSAPIGHSATSTKADAQCHAPKEEEASRDWRTRSEAGPQRVTAFIPFKQVAPTAASDGPLHGQHESSHSPPFSVADISTAIYQKMAASYAARPKALYPRSQQQLPPGNNHADSRPNLQQAQVAGDSWGGNRGVKVTLVEQDVVETTSITAQQILDDFMKQLQPYEEAGGGTEQQGVQEWAGGAEQTGKVAE; encoded by the exons ATGAGCACTATGCGCTGTTCTCTCACTCTTCCTCTGTTCTTTTCTCAGGACCAGCTGTGTGATGACGAACATTTCCA GGCGCTCCAGGAGGAGAATACAGATCTTCACCAGAACTTACTGCAGACGGTGGTTTGCATTGAGAGCCTGGAGGCGGAGTTGCAGAGGACCAGGGACGAGCTCGGCCACGTCAAGGAGAAATATAAAAG CCTTCTAGAGACTCACACTGGGACCAAACAGACCAACAATCGGCTGGGGGAACACCTGCATATAGCG tcGGAGAGCCTCACGAGTGAGAGGAAATACCTGCAAAACCGCGTGTCACAGCTGAGCTCAGAGTTGGAGGACGCCCACCAGACCATCGCAGCCCTGGAGAACATCAAT GTGCCGTGCTTGATGAAGGAGTTATTGGAGAAGCACTTTGATTCAACTAATGCCATGCAGAAGATTCTGGCGACCTCTGCTCCAATCGGCCATTCTGCCACATCCACAAAAGCAGACGCCCAATGCCACGCGCCTAAAGAGGAAGAAGCTTCACGTGATTGGCGGACAAGATCCGAGGCCGGGCCGCAGCGGGTCACAGCCTTCATTCCGTTTAAACAGGTGGCGCCAACTGCAGCATCTGATGGGCCTCTCCACGGCCAGCACGAATCCAGCCACAGCCCACCGTTCTCCGTAGCTGACATCAGCACTGCCATCTACCAGAAAATGGCTGCCAGTTATGCAGCCAGACCAAAAGCTCTCTATCCCCGAAGCCAACAGCAGCTTCCCCCGGGCAACAATCACGCCGACAGCCGTCCAAACCTGCAGCAAGCCCAAGTGGCCGGCGACAGCTGGGGTGGGAATCGCGGGGTGAAGGTAACGCTCGTGGAGCAGGATGTTGTGGAAACAACCTCCATTACTGCCCAGCAGATCCTGGATGATttcatgaagcagctgcagccctacgaggaggcgggtggagggaCGGAGCAGCAGGGTGTGCAGGAGTGGGCGGGCGGAGCAGAACAAACAGGCAAAGTGGCAGAATGA
- the LOC120817716 gene encoding peripherin-2: MLLKIKFSLQRRVHVAQGLWLLSWMAVIWGGVIFCLGVYLKTELLRRAEVMDNTEIHVVPDILMLVGLASIGTNWLASRACQDSLDPSRFPRWRVPLLVWFSVAAVLCCLLIAVFVLSYALQGSLEESLKVGLRNGIRFYKDTDVPGRCFQKETIDRLQMEFRCCGNNNFKDWFEVQWVSNRYLDFTSKDVKDRIRSNVDGRYLLDGVPFSCCNPTSPRPCMRYHLTDNHAHFNYDYQSEELNLYGLGCRQALTDYYMELMNSTGPAVLSVILVQISVLVSLRYLQTAVEAAMALEDPAGDSDGYLLEKSVKETIEDLKAQALTMLKFGQVDPDDAEGSPEAADVEKDEKDAAPTAGS; encoded by the exons ATGCTGCTGAAGATAAAGTTCAGCCTGCAGCGGCGGGTGCACGTGGCCCAGGGCCTGTGGCTGCTGTCCTGGATGGCAGTGATATGGGGGGGCGTCATCTTTTGTCTGGGGGTTTACCTTAAGACTGAGCTGCTCCGCAGGGCCGAG GTGATGGACAACACGGAGATCCACGTGGTGCCCGACATCCTGATGCTGGTGGGCCTGGCCTCCATCGGCACCAACTGGTTGGCCAGTCGTGCGTGTCAGGACTCGTTGGACCCGAGTCGCTTCCCCCGCTGGAGAGTTCCCCTGCTGGTTTGGTTTTCTGTGGCCGCAGTGCTGTGTTGTCTGCTCATCGCCGTTTTTGTGCTCAGCTACGCCCTGCAGGGAAGCCTGGAGGAGTCGCtgaag GTCGGCCTGAGGAACGGCATTCGCTTCTACAAGGACACAGACGTGCCGGGCCGCTGTTTCCAGAAAGAGACCATCGATCGTCTGCAGATGGAGTTTCGCTGTTGCGGAAACAACAACTTCAAGGATTGGTTTGAAGTCCAGTGGGTCAGCAACAGATATTTAGACTTCACCTCCAAGGACGTCAAGGA CCGCATTCGGAGCAACGTGGACGGCCGTTACCTGTTGGACGGCGTTCCCTTCAGCTGCTGTAACCCCACCTCCCCTCGCCCCTGCATGCGCTACCACCTGACGGATAACCACGCCCACTTCAACTACGACTACCAATCAGAGGAGCTCAACCTGTACGGCCTCGGGTGCAGGCAGGCGCTGACCGACTACTACATGGAGCTGATGAACTCCACCGGCCCCGCCGTGCTGTCGGTCATCTTGGTGCAG ATTTCAGTGCTCGTGAGCCTGAGGTACCTGCAGACGGCTGTGGAGGCCGCCATGGCTCTGGAGGACCCAGCGGGCGACAGCGACGGTTATCTCCTGGAGAAGAGTGTGAAGGAAACCATCGAAGACCTCAAAGCCCAGGCCCTGACCATGCTGAAGTTTGGGCAGGTCGACCCCGATGACGCCGAGGGGTCGCCTGAGGCTGCGGACGTCGAGAAAGATGAGAAGGATGCGGCCCCTACAGCTGGCAGTTAG